Proteins encoded by one window of Panicum virgatum strain AP13 chromosome 7N, P.virgatum_v5, whole genome shotgun sequence:
- the LOC120681513 gene encoding GATA transcription factor 18-like isoform X3: MRAAAAAGASAAPGDDDGEDGTGEDEEDGEEVDDEDEDEDEEERTAPAPAEEPPAPAPVSALPGNPNQLTLLFQGEVYVFESVTPDKVESVLSLLGRGELPADYAGKVVPSQNENKGYDDILRRTDIPAKRVASLLRFHEKRKERNFDKKIRYAVHKEVALRMQRRKGQFAGRASLEGESPAPGCDPGSQSSGLDFVSRESKCQNCGTSEKMTPAMRRGPAGPRTLCNACGLMWANKPNYKERANLVMFMLLLEVIKHELQLHCHLLFKKNNTSPWRSAIALQW; encoded by the exons atgcgcgccgccgccgccgccggagcctcaGCCGCACCTGGCGACGACGATGGCGAGGACGGCACcggggaggatgaggaggacggAGAGGAGGTCgatgacgaggacgaggacgaggatgaggaggagcggaccgcgccggcgccggccgaggAGCCTCCCGCCCCGGCGCCCGTCTCGGCCTTGCCGGGAAACCCGAACCAGCTGACGCTTCTCTTCCAGGGCGAAGTCTACGTGTTCGAATCCGTCACCCCCGACAAG GTTGAATCTGTCCTGTCCCTGTTAGGACGTGGTGAACTACCAGCTGATTATGCTGGCAAGGTTGTACCTAGTCAAAATGAGAACAAG GGTTATGATGACATACTTCGGAGGACAGACATTCCTGCAAAAAGGGTTGCCTCTCTACTCAGGTTCCATGAAAAACGGAAGGAAAGAAATTTTGATAAGAAAATACGCTATGCTGTTCACAAAGAAGTTGCACTCAG GATGCAGCGCCGGAAAGGGCAATTTGCTGGAAGGGCCAGTCTTGAGGGAGAATCTCCAGCTCCTGGCTGTGATCCTGGTTCCCAAAGCTCAGGCCTAGATTTCGTATCACGTGAATCAAA GTGTCAGAACTGCGGTACTAGTGAAAAGATGACCCCAGCAATGCGTCGTGGTCCTGCTGGTCCAAGGACTTTGTGCAATGCTTGTGGATTGATGTGGGCAAACAAG CCGAATTACAAAGAGAGGGCTAATCTAGTCATGTTCATGTTGCTTCTGGAAGTCATCAAACATGAACTTCAGTTGCATTGCCACCTTCTTTTTAAGAAAAATAATACTTCGCCATGGAGATCTGCTATTGCACTTCAATGGTGA
- the LOC120681513 gene encoding GATA transcription factor 18-like isoform X1 has translation MRAAAAAGASAAPGDDDGEDGTGEDEEDGEEVDDEDEDEDEEERTAPAPAEEPPAPAPVSALPGNPNQLTLLFQGEVYVFESVTPDKVESVLSLLGRGELPADYAGKVVPSQNENKGYDDILRRTDIPAKRVASLLRFHEKRKERNFDKKIRYAVHKEVALRMQRRKGQFAGRASLEGESPAPGCDPGSQSSGLDFVSRESKCQNCGTSEKMTPAMRRGPAGPRTLCNACGLMWANKGTLRSCPKAKVESPVVGIGQVGNDNKVLVTPKNDNASVSASNSEATVAAERSAKGAVTVYNT, from the exons atgcgcgccgccgccgccgccggagcctcaGCCGCACCTGGCGACGACGATGGCGAGGACGGCACcggggaggatgaggaggacggAGAGGAGGTCgatgacgaggacgaggacgaggatgaggaggagcggaccgcgccggcgccggccgaggAGCCTCCCGCCCCGGCGCCCGTCTCGGCCTTGCCGGGAAACCCGAACCAGCTGACGCTTCTCTTCCAGGGCGAAGTCTACGTGTTCGAATCCGTCACCCCCGACAAG GTTGAATCTGTCCTGTCCCTGTTAGGACGTGGTGAACTACCAGCTGATTATGCTGGCAAGGTTGTACCTAGTCAAAATGAGAACAAG GGTTATGATGACATACTTCGGAGGACAGACATTCCTGCAAAAAGGGTTGCCTCTCTACTCAGGTTCCATGAAAAACGGAAGGAAAGAAATTTTGATAAGAAAATACGCTATGCTGTTCACAAAGAAGTTGCACTCAG GATGCAGCGCCGGAAAGGGCAATTTGCTGGAAGGGCCAGTCTTGAGGGAGAATCTCCAGCTCCTGGCTGTGATCCTGGTTCCCAAAGCTCAGGCCTAGATTTCGTATCACGTGAATCAAA GTGTCAGAACTGCGGTACTAGTGAAAAGATGACCCCAGCAATGCGTCGTGGTCCTGCTGGTCCAAGGACTTTGTGCAATGCTTGTGGATTGATGTGGGCAAACAAG GGTACACTGAGAAGTTGTCCCAAGGCAAAAGTCGAATCTCCTGTGGTTGGAATTGGGCAG GTTGGAAATGACAACAAAGTGCTGGTGACACCGAAGAATGACAACGCTTCTGTTTCTGCAAGCAACAGCGAAGC CACAGTTGCAGCAGAGAGGAGCGCCAAAGGCGCCGTGACAGTATATAACACATGA
- the LOC120681512 gene encoding uncharacterized protein LOC120681512, which translates to MSPGAPQEGALGEGESARDEVLQPQQEREEAGEQEEDYGVEVVVEEEEEEEETPTHLPFAPSSELLDDVTTVDPSYTISLIRQLLPQGSIVAKEFSAKQGDPEEKGENSENGESAQLESKDPWEECGCILWDLAASKPQAELMMNNLVLEVLLANLHVTQSPRVKEICIGIMGNLACHESLVDAISMQNGLITMVVDQLFLDDSACLSETFRFLAAVLRSSASVSWAEALLPDEILSRVLWIVGNTLNSTLLEKSIEFLSTIIDNQDVTAILLQPLIKVGFVDHVISLLASEIEKISDESKFDRSASRDLIFHFMEELSATDSCLEVMSSSDQLIQVLDKIIKLPDKFEVSSYCASVVMILANLLADGKHIVPSLSHDLPFLEGLFDILPLVCDDNQGRNALWCILARLLAQAQGIDMNSSSLKQFVSLLLGKFTLIKDDLESHRVDKVDLSAEDTYLKHGISTSLSTICCIMERWIAEKSSLSEEEDPLTESTIENARKLLNYCQNYDM; encoded by the exons ATGTCGCCGGGCGCTCCGCAAGAGGGTGCCCTCGGGGAAGGCGAATCGGCGCGTGACGAAGTGCTCCAGCCACAGCAAGAACGGGAAGAAGCGGGGGAGCAGGAAGAGGATTACGGcgtcgaggtggtggtggaggaggaggaggaggaggaggagaccccTACGCACCTTCCGTTCGCGCCCTCTTCCGAG TTGCTCGATGATGTGACAACAGTTGATCCCAGCTACACCATCTCTCTTATACGGCAGCTATTACCACAGGGTTCAATTGTGGCGAAAGAGTTCAG TGCTAAGCAAGGTGACCCAGAAGAGAAAGGTGAAAATTCTGAGAATGGGGAATCAGCACAACTTGAGAGTAAGGATCCATGGGAAGAGTGTGGTTGCATTCTGTGGGACCTTGCAGCTAGTAAACCTCAAGCAGAACTGATG ATGAACAATCTTGTACTTGAAGTGCTGTTGGCAAACCTCCATGTAACTCAATCTCCTAGAGTGAAG GAAATTTGCATTGGAATCATGGGGAACTTAGCGTGTCATGAATCTCTAGTTGATGCAATTAGCATGCAAAATGGTTTGATTACTATGGTTGTGGATCAGCTATTCCTAGATGACTCTGCTTGCCTTTCTGAAACATTCAG GTTTTTAGCTGCTGTTCTTCGTAGCAGTGCATCTGTTTCTTGGGCTGAAGCTCTTTTACCTGATGAAATTCTTTCACGTGTTCTTTGGATCGTTGGAAACACACTGAATTCTACATTACTCGAGAAG AGCATTGAATTTCTATCAACTATCATTGATAATCAAGATGTGACTGCCATTCTTCTTCAGCCTTTGATAAAAGTGGGATTTGTTGATCATGTTATCAGTTTGTTAGCAAGTGAGATCGAAAAAATATCAGATGAGAGTAAATTTGACAG GTCTGCTTCTCGTGATTTGATCTTTCATTTTATGGAAGAGTTATCTGCAACAGACAGCTGTTTAGAAGTGATGTCATCAAGTGACCAGCTGATTCAAGTGCTTGATAAGATAATTAAGTTACCTGATAAATTTGAG GTTTCAAGCTATTGTGCTTCTGTGGTGATGATATTAGCAAATCTTCTAGCAGATGGAAAACATATTGTGCCTAGTCTCTCTCATG ATTTacccttcttggagggactctTTGACATTCTTCCTCTAGTTTGTGATGATAACCAAGGCCGGAACGCTCTCTGGTGTATCTTAGCACGTTTGCTGGCACAAGCACAAGGAATTGATATGAACTCTTCCTCTCTCAAGCAGTTTGTATCATTGCTGTTAGGCAAGTTCACTCTCATCAAAGATGACCTTGAGAGCCACAGAGTTGACAAAGTGGATTTGTCGGCTGAGGATACTTACCTCAAGCATGGTATATCCACATCT CTCAGCACGATCTGTTGTATCATGGAGAGATGGATTGCTGAGAAGTCCTCCTTGAGCGAAGAAGAGGATCCACTGACTGAAAGTACCATTGAAAATGCTAGAAAACTGCTGAACTACTGCCAGAATTACGATATGTAA
- the LOC120681513 gene encoding GATA transcription factor 18-like isoform X2 produces MRAAAAAGASAAPGDDDGEDGTGEDEEDGEEVDDEDEDEDEEERTAPAPAEEPPAPAPVSALPGNPNQLTLLFQGEVYVFESVTPDKVESVLSLLGRGELPADYAGKVVPSQNENKGYDDILRRTDIPAKRVASLLRFHEKRKERNFDKKIRYAVHKEVALRMQRRKGQFAGRASLEGESPAPGCDPGSQSSGLDFVSRESKCQNCGTSEKMTPAMRRGPAGPRTLCNACGLMWANKGTLRSCPKAKVESPVVGIGQVGNDNKVLVTPKNDNASVSASNSEACSREERQRRRDSI; encoded by the exons atgcgcgccgccgccgccgccggagcctcaGCCGCACCTGGCGACGACGATGGCGAGGACGGCACcggggaggatgaggaggacggAGAGGAGGTCgatgacgaggacgaggacgaggatgaggaggagcggaccgcgccggcgccggccgaggAGCCTCCCGCCCCGGCGCCCGTCTCGGCCTTGCCGGGAAACCCGAACCAGCTGACGCTTCTCTTCCAGGGCGAAGTCTACGTGTTCGAATCCGTCACCCCCGACAAG GTTGAATCTGTCCTGTCCCTGTTAGGACGTGGTGAACTACCAGCTGATTATGCTGGCAAGGTTGTACCTAGTCAAAATGAGAACAAG GGTTATGATGACATACTTCGGAGGACAGACATTCCTGCAAAAAGGGTTGCCTCTCTACTCAGGTTCCATGAAAAACGGAAGGAAAGAAATTTTGATAAGAAAATACGCTATGCTGTTCACAAAGAAGTTGCACTCAG GATGCAGCGCCGGAAAGGGCAATTTGCTGGAAGGGCCAGTCTTGAGGGAGAATCTCCAGCTCCTGGCTGTGATCCTGGTTCCCAAAGCTCAGGCCTAGATTTCGTATCACGTGAATCAAA GTGTCAGAACTGCGGTACTAGTGAAAAGATGACCCCAGCAATGCGTCGTGGTCCTGCTGGTCCAAGGACTTTGTGCAATGCTTGTGGATTGATGTGGGCAAACAAG GGTACACTGAGAAGTTGTCCCAAGGCAAAAGTCGAATCTCCTGTGGTTGGAATTGGGCAG GTTGGAAATGACAACAAAGTGCTGGTGACACCGAAGAATGACAACGCTTCTGTTTCTGCAAGCAACAGCGAAGC TTGCAGCAGAGAGGAGCGCCAAAGGCGCCGTGACAGTATATAA
- the LOC120683752 gene encoding magnesium transporter MRS2-A, chloroplastic-like, with translation MASVPLSASSQAGLLLLPLPLLQPPGAGAGACLRYRLPRLPPALSSVRKGGLLPLPILAPPRAAEGKDGWALTKEEVVEEDEEEVEVRREGEEDGGGSGDGGGAREDASRGSGRFAADYISLGIKEPVYEVIEVRSTGRMSTKKISRRQLLKSSGLRLRDTRSVDPSLWLMNSMPSLLVREQAILINLGSLRAIAMYEHVLIFNYNSPGGKAFLELLLPRLNPRNINGGPAMPFQLEVVEAALLSRILRLEQRLMKIEPSVSAT, from the exons ATGGCGTCCGTGCCGCTGTCCGCGTCGTCGcaggccggcctcctcctcctcccgctgccGCTCCTGCagccgcccggcgccggcgcaggaGCATGCCTGCGCTACCGCCTGCCGAGGCTGCCTCCAGCGCTCTCGAgcgtgaggaagggagggctCCTGCCGCTGCCGAttctggcgccgccgcgggccgcggaGGGGAAGGACGGGTGGGCCCTGAccaaggaggaggtggtggaggaggacgaagaggaggtggaggtgaggAGGGAAGGCGAGGAGGATGGGGGAGGAAGTGGTGATGGTGGTGGGGCAAGGGAGGACGCGTCCAGGGGCTCGGGGCGGTTCGCCGCGGATTACATCTCGCTTGGCATCAAGGAGCCCGTGTATGAG GTGATAGAAGTGAGATCTACTGGGAGGATGTCCACCAAAAAAATAAGCCGGCGGCAGCTACTGAAATCTAGTG GGCTCCGTTTACGTGATACCCGAAGCGTTGACCCATCACTATGGTTAATGAATTCAATGCCTTCCCTGCTG GTACGTGAACAAGCTATTTTAATCAATCTTGGCTCCTTGCGAGCAATTGCTATGTACGAGCATGTTCTTATATTTAACTATAACAG TCCAGGAGGGAAGGCCTTTTTAGAGCTATTACTGCCTAGGTTAAATCCAAGAAACATCAATGGTGGGCCCGCAATGCCTTTTCAGCTTGAG GTTGTTGAAGCTGCACTTCTTTCTAGAATACTAAGACTGGAGCAGAGACTAATGAAGATTGAGCCTAGTGTAAGCGCCACATAA
- the LOC120681287 gene encoding uncharacterized protein LOC120681287 has product MIGSIDCMHWEWEKCPTSWHGQYRGHYKKPTIILEAVASYDLRIWHAFFGMPGSCNDINVLHRSPVFDNLARGIGPAVNFNVNGRDYNMGYYLADGIYPPWATLINGISSPQSNKHKYFTLKQAEYRKDVERAFGVLQAKYAIMKGPARRFSLVALKYIVDCVIILHNMGIEYEKGMEELRIEDYDDATRPTLAPNRNIPEILRLIERNKAMVILH; this is encoded by the coding sequence ATGATTGGTAGTATCGATTGTATGCATTGGGAGTGGGAGAAGTGCCCTACAAGTTGGCATGGTCAATATAGGGGCCATTACAAGAAACCTACAATTATCCTTGAGGCTGTAGCAAGTTATGATCTTAGGATTTGGCATgccttctttggcatgccaggATCTTGCAATGATATTAATGTCTTACATCGATCTCCGGTGTTTGACAACCTTGCTAGAGGCATTGGACCTGCAGTGAATTTCAATGTCAATGGGAGGGATTACAATATGGGATATTATCTTGCTGATGGTATCTACCCTCCTTGGGCTACTTTGATCAATGGCATCTCTAGTCCTCAAAGCAATAAGCACAAGTACTTTACACTTAAACAAGCGGAGTACCGGAAGGATGTGGAGCGTGCATTTGGTGTGCTGCAAGCAAAGTATGCAATCATGAAGGGACCAGCTAGGAGGTTCAGTCTAGTGGCACTCAAGTATATAGTTGATTGTGTAATCATCCTACACAATATGGGTATTGAATATGAGAAAGGAATGGAGGAATTGAGAATTGAAGATTATGACGACGCGACAAGGCCAACGTTAGCTCCTAATCGAAACATTCCTGAAATTCTTCGATTGATTGAACGAAACAAGGCCATGGTTATTCTACACTAA
- the LOC120680508 gene encoding recQ-mediated genome instability protein 2-like: MDYTLAALKIFGSQLAGSTEAPSSEGSSPSQMLFGIRFQRAWMQGVLLSANYNESDEGRLVLDDGSCVAELFVLPKEAEGRRWLAGMYVMVIGAYIAEQSKDNYPAIKVHKMVELSDQPDREAMWYMEVAEAYNLFYLPFSVASPPS, from the exons ATGGACTACACGCTCGCGGCGCTGAAGATCTTCGGCTCCCAGCTCGCCGGCTCCACCGAGGCGCCGTCCTCGGAGGGCTCCTCCCCCTCGCAGATGCTGTTCGGCATCCGCTTCCAGCGCGCCTGGATGCAG GGTGTGCTCCTGTCGGCGAACTACAACGAATCCGACGAAGGGCGTCTTGTGCTGGATGATGGCTCCTGCGTCGCCGAGCTCTTCGTCTTGCCCAAAGAAGCCGAGGGCCGACGGTGGCTGGCAG GGATGTATGTAATGGTTATCGGGGCCTACATTGCAGAACAGTCTAAGGACAATTATCCAGCTATCAAG GTGCATAAGATGGTCGAACTCTCTGACCAGCCGGACCGTGAAGCAATGTGGTACATGGAAGTAGCTGAGGCGTACAACTTGTTCTACCTGCCATTCTCGGTTGCTAGTCCCCCTTCATGA